In the Topomyia yanbarensis strain Yona2022 chromosome 3, ASM3024719v1, whole genome shotgun sequence genome, one interval contains:
- the LOC131691279 gene encoding ficolin-2-like: MFLRRSALFVFTFVIFFSDQNNFVFGANSSNNEAFGYELLTSQIELLDYSIKAQMVSLVSGIKELVEATTTPKKLAVIPRSCKESQFKFTQIHPEKGFREPFFVQCDQEYEGGGWTVIQNRFDGSVNFVRPWDEFKNGFGHLEGEFWLGLERIHQLTYGRPHELHILLEDFDGMRVVAKYSKFAIGSEAELFKITNLGTYSGTAGDSFTSHKDNFFTTFDRDNDQSPTENCAKVYSGAWWHANCHASNLNGLYLNGTTATYANGMCWNGFRGYHYSLKSSKMLIKNPS, encoded by the exons ATGTTTCTTCGTCGTTCGGCGTTGTTCGTTTTcacttttgtgatttttttctccgatcaaaacaattttgtatTTGGAGCCAATAGTTCAAATAATGAAGCTTTTGGGTATGAACTTCTGACCAGCCAAATTGAATTGCTGGACTATAG CATTAAAGCACAGATGGTTTCGCTGGTGTCCGGCATAAAGGAGCTGGTCGAAGCTACCACCACACCTAAGAAGCTAGCAGTCATACCAAGATCATGTAAAGAATCACAGTTTAAATTCACTCAGATTCACCCGGAAAAAGGATTTCGGGAACCGTTCTTTGTCCAATGTGACCAAGAGTATGAAGGTGGAGGATGGACTGTGATTCAGAATCGGTTCGATGGCTCGGTGAATTTTGTAAGACCTTGGGATGAGTTCAAGAATGGTTTTGGGCATCTAGAAGGAGAATTTTGGTTGGGATTGGAGAGAATTCACCAGCTAACTTACGGAAGACCACACGAGCTGCACATTCTTTTGGAGGATTTCGATGGTATGCGCGTGGTTGCCAAGTACAGCAAATTTGCGATCGGAAGCGAGGCCGAGTTATTCAAAATAACTAATTTAGGAACCTACAGTGGCACAGCAGGAGATTCGTTTACTTCTCATAAGGACAATTTTTTTACCACATTTGATCGTGACAATGATCAAAGCCCAACCGAAAATTGTGCCAAAGTATACAGTGGAGCTTGGTGGCATGCAAACTGTCATGCTAGCAATCTAAATGGTCTATATCTTAACGGTACAACAGCAACTTATGCAAATGGTATGTGTTGGAATGGTTTTCGTGGATATCATTATTCCTTGAAAAGCTCTAAAATGTTAATTAAAAATCCGTCGTAA
- the LOC131691440 gene encoding LOW QUALITY PROTEIN: chromatin remodeling regulator CECR2-like (The sequence of the model RefSeq protein was modified relative to this genomic sequence to represent the inferred CDS: substituted 1 base at 1 genomic stop codon), protein MNFIDIQSWXEVPCIAHFCSLFSSSFQLPDFDIEDLEEALLTDADVESEVDLKIYNARLLSDLIVALLKGCDALSQIVEHISPSNYQMFLRRLFRQKCQEYNIDNPFNTDTDFEKLPLRTKILILKYLCDFRLDSADVYNSFANLQADSLRVEPLGYDSKGSAYWYFFGTRLYREDYETPSGKGNKSSKRSVWQVICFTEEDWRNLAGKFQNSKNENVIALHQQLEENFLPNIPKIFRDKERERRNKLLERRTSSRIKLCEERRLADLYRQQEIEQQQTQKALRKKKRALEVDVSVTQTKPASLPEERAKRAERRLAARDIKLF, encoded by the coding sequence ATGAATTTTATAGATATCCAATCATGGTGAGAGGTGCCCTGCATTGCACACTTCTGTTCGCTGTTTAGTAGCTCCTTCCAGCTGCCGGATTTCGACATCGAGGATCTCGAGGAAGCCCTGCTGACCGATGCCGACGTCGAGAGTGAGGTCGATTTGAAAATCTACAACGCACGTCTGCTATCGGACCTCATAGTTGCGTTACTCAAGGGTTGCGACGCACTTAGCCAGATCGTAGAGCACATCAGTCCGAGTAACTATCAGATGTTCCTGAGACGATTGTTCCGTCAAAAATGTCAGGAATATAATATCGACAACCCATTCAACACCGACACCGACTTCGAGAAACTTCCTCTGCGTACCAAGAtcttaattttgaaatatctgtGCGACTTTCGCTTGGATTCCGCTGACGTTTATAACAGTTTTGCAAATCTGCAAGCGGACAGTTTGCGTGTCGAACCACTTGGCTACGATAGCAAAGGATCTGCTTATTGGTACTTCTTCGGCACTCGGCTCTACCGGGAGGACTACGAAACCCCATCAGGCAAGGGTAACAAGTCGTCCAAGCGATCAGTTTGGCAAGTCATTTGCTTCACCGAGGAGGACTGGAGAAATCTAGCTGGCAAGTTCCAAAACTCTAAGAACGAGAACGTTATTGCCCTTCATCAACAGTTGGAGGAGAATTTTTTGCCAAACATTCCGAAAATCTTCCGCGATAAGGAGCGTGAACGCAGAAACAAGCTTCTGGAGCGTCGAACATCCTCTCGCATAAAGCTCTGCGAGGAACGTCGTCTGGCTGATCTATATCGTCAGCAAGAGATCGAACAGCAACAAACACAAAAAGCTCTTCGCAAGAAAAAACGCGCGCTGGAGGTAGACGTTAGTGTTACCCAGACAAAACCAGCGAGCCTTCCCGAAGAAAGAGCCAAACGTGCCGAACGACGGTTAGCAGCCAGAGATATTAAGCTATTCTAA
- the LOC131687918 gene encoding microfibril-associated glycoprotein 4-like, protein MCRLWAFLFVALYSIESIAFINGQTLDGGSEPGIDYQKLLAKLEILDTKITRVETASREQFSLLESKLEKIFKQVENISWSVQSVQKDVEFVRKEIQQFKNYSREQLNLLTDSVAIIQSLLVEGRRPKDEQHPAKGESSLRRLNMQQPQSQLVEQKIYDSCDVVPRNGSQIEKLQPEAGFGEAFSVLCDQEYENGGWVVIQNRFNGSVDFYRGWKEYRNGFGNLNGEFWLGLDKLHALTYSAPYEIHVLMEDFENRTVVAKYARFAVGNEHESYAITRLGDYSGTAGDGLSYHRETKFSTMDMNNDLPGNNGAVDWTGAWWYRRGHHSNLNGQYLRGAVDYTKFHGKGMTWNPFRGYDYSLKRSRMMIRRILQNTQ, encoded by the exons ATGTGTCGCCTGTGGGCGTTCCTGTTCGTTGCGCTTTATAGCATCGAAAGCATCGCATTCATAAATGGCCAAACGCTGGACGGCGGAAGTGAACCAGGTATCGACTATCAGAAACTGCTCGCGAAGCTGGAGATATTGGATACGAA AATCACTCGAGTGGAAACTGCATCACGGGAACAGTTTTCACTGCTGGAGTCAAAATTGGAGAAAATCTTCAAGCAAGTCGAAAACATCAGCTGGTCGGTGCAGTCTGTGCAGAAGGACGTGGAATTTGTTAGAAAGGAAATTCAACAGTTCAAAAACTATTCACGCGAACAGTTGAACTTACTGACCGACAGTGTGGCAATTATTCAGTCGTTGCTAGTTGAAGGTCGCCGTCCGAAAGACGAGCAACATCCTGCAAAAGGCGAGTCATCGCTGCGGCGGTTAAACATGCAGCAGCCGCAATCTCAACTAGTGGAGCAGAAAATTTACGACAGTTGTGATGTCGTTCCAAGAAATGGTTCACAGATCGAAAAACTTCAACCGGAAGCAGGTTTTGGGGAAGCTTTTTCGGTGCTTTGTGACCAGGAATACGAGAATGGCGGATGGGTGGTGATACAAAACCGCTTCAATGGTTCGGTGGATTTCTATCGTGGTTGGAAAGAGTACCGGAACGGGTTCGGAAATTTGAATGGGGAGTTCTGGCTGGGTTTAGACAAATTACACGCTTTGACTTATTCGGCTCCGTACGAGATACATGTGCTGATGGAAGATTTCGAAAATCGCACTGTTGTGGCAAAATATGCCAGATTTGCCGTTGGAAATGAACACGAATCCTATGCGATCACGAGACTGGGGGATTATAGTGGAACAGCTGGCGATGGACTGAGCTACCACCGGGAGACCAAATTCTCTACTATGGACATGAACAACGATTTGCCGGGGAATAATGGAGCGGTTGATTGGACCGGTGCGTGGTGGTATCGCCGGGGACATCACAG tAACCTAAATGGTCAATACCTAAGAGGAGCTGTCGATTACACCAAATTTCATGGCAAAGGAATGACGTGGAATCCGTTCAGAGGATACGACTATTCTTTAAAACGATCGCGAATGATGATTAGACGAATTCTTCAGAATACTCAGTAA